A genomic window from Cardiocondyla obscurior isolate alpha-2009 linkage group LG02, Cobs3.1, whole genome shotgun sequence includes:
- the Rpl31 gene encoding large ribosomal subunit protein eL31 has translation MAKSSEKKGKSAINEVVTREYTVNLHKRLHGVGFKKRAPRAIKEIRKFAEKQMGTPDVRIDTRLNKQLWSKGIRNVPFRVRVRLSRRRNDDEDSANKLYTLVTYIPVSTFKGLQTENVDASQD, from the exons ATGGCCAAAAGTTCTGAGAAGAAGGGCAAGAGTGCCATCAACGAGGTGGTGACTCGCGAATACACTGTGAATCTTCACAAACGTCTTCATGGCGTTGGATTTAAGAAACGAGCTCCGCGAGCTATCAAGGAGATCAGAAAGTTTGCAGAGAAACAGATGGGTACACCCGATGTCAGAATAGATACGCGTCTCAACAAGCAACTGTGGTCGAAAGGCATCag aaatgttCCCTTTAGAGTTCGTGTACGACTGAGCAGAAGAAGGAATGATGATGAAGATTCAGCAAATAAACTGTACACCCTTGTCACATATATTCCTGTTTCAACATTCAAGGGACTTCAAACTGAGAATGTGGATGCTAGCCAAGATTAA
- the LOC139110449 gene encoding WD repeat-containing protein 36, translating into MVQSRIFARNRALGYVSNHVPLVTRYILRRKEHFAVTCVGKEFHTYGCKHFTLLSVSGTHADDITCLATDTFHVYTASKNDIYAWRRGTELKHTYKGHECAVHILLPFGAHLISVDESSTLKVWDIKEENLLLELNFSNSVFRITTLMHPNTYINKVLLGSEQGQLQLWNIKMSKIVYTFNGWQSSVTTLEQAPAIDVAAIGLNNGRIILHNLKYDETVFELVQDWGPVISISFRTDGHPIMATGSLGGQIVFWNLEQRTVESQLCSAHDAAVTGLRYIPNEPLLISSSPDNSLKLWIFDMTDGAGRLLRIREGHAEPPTIARFYGNDGNYLLTAGGDSSLRMFSTVTEILNKSLGRASFNRKASKKKGHSVDDPLLMPPITELASEITREKEWCNIAATHSGLGVVTTWSSHLQKMGEHKLLPERFKNNYNASATSLCLTRCGNFVVIGYNTGHVDRFNIQSGIHRASYGDENGAHEGPIKGVMVDDLNQTLITAGRDAKIKFWDFKPRKDMNAARTILTLEESIEWIRYHNESSLVAIALENFDIMLMDLDTRKIVRHFQGHEGRVTDACFNPDSRWLITASMDCTIRTWDIPSAHLIDIFQVPEACISLSFSPTAEFLATAHVRNIGIFLWSNRMLYTHVSLKAISKNDIIPEVQLPGSTVEAEIHDNDNVVAAEPDYKSPDQLDSDLITMSAMAQSRWQNLLDIDIIKKRNKPKRAAKIPETAPFFLPTIPSLQLRFDFSDVKTDANTETARVHPDVQNLTSFNKNLQLVTNNFSTVIEKLKAMSPSNIDFEIQSLSLDENSAELSMLQFMKMLHYMMKQQTDFELSQAYLAVFLKWHGTTISENDTLRDYLRKVQKVQTKNWLTLREKLFYNLSVVQSFKKM; encoded by the exons ATGGTGCAGAGTAGAATATTTGCTCGGAATCGAGCGCTGGGATACGTCAGCAACCATGTACCCCTCGTTACGAGGTATATCCTCAGGAGGAAAGAACACTTCGCCGTCACATGCGTGGGCAAGGAGTTCCACACTTACGGATGTAAACATTTTACCTTACTGAGCGTCTCGGGCACGCATGCCGACGACATCACTTGCCTGGCGACGGACACGTTTCACGTGTACACAGCCAGCAAGAATGACATTTATGCATGGCGCAGAGGAACTGAATTAAAGCACACTTACAAGGGTCACGAGTGTGCGGTCCATATTCTTCTGCCGTTCGGCGCGCATCTGATCTCCGTTGATGAAAGCAGCACCCTGAAAGTCTGGGATATTAAGGAAGAAAATCTATTGCTGGAGCTAAATTTTAGCAACAGCGTTTTCAGGATAACCACACTGATGCATCCCAATACTTATATTAACAAGGTCCTGCTCGGGAGTGAACAAGGCCAGCTGCAGCTGTGGAACATTAAAATGTCTAAGATCGTCTATACGTTCAATGGATGGCAGAGTAGTGTAACGACGTTGGAACAAGCGCCTGCGATAGATGTAGCTGCTATAGGCTTGAACAACGGTCGCATTATTTTACACAATCTCAAATATGACGAAACTGTTTTTGAGCTAGTGCAAGACTGGGGTCCAGTGATATCTATCAGTTTTCGTACGGATGGTCATCCGATTATGGCAACAGGTAGTCTAGGGGGTCAAATTGTATTTTGGAACTTAGAACAGCGCACGGTAGAGAGCCAATTGTGCAGTGCACACGATGCCGCAGTTACGGGTTTGAGATATATACCAAACGAaccattattaatttcatcttcCCCTGACAATTCTCTTAAACTATGGATATTTGATATGACCGATGGCGCGGGCAGACTTTTAAGAATTAGAGAAGGACACGCGGAGCCTCCAACAATCGCGCGGTTTTATGGAAACGATggtaattatttgttaacaGCAGGTGGCGATTCGTCACTTCGAATGTTTTCAACTGTcacagaaatattaaataaaagcttAGGCAGAGCTTCATTTAACAGAAAAGCCTCTAAAAAGAAAGGGCACTCGGTTGACGATCCGCTGCTAATGCCGCCGATAACTGAACTTGCATCCGAAataacgcgagaaaaagaatggTGTAACATAGCGGCTACTCATTCGGGTTTGGGCGTAGTCACTACGTGGTCGTCTCATCTCCAAAAAATGGGCGAGCATAAATTACTTCCcgaaagatttaaaaataattacaatgcTAGCGCTACTAGCTTATGTTTAACGCGATGTGGAAATTTTGTTGTAATTGGCTACAACACTGGCCATGTTGATAGATTTAACATTCAATCGGGAATCCACAGAGCATCTTATGGAGACGAAAATGGTGCTCACGAAGGTCCCATTAAAGGTGTTATGGTAGACGATTTAAATCAGACTCTTATTACGGCAGGCAGAGACGCAAAAATTAAGTTCTGGGATTTTAAACCTAGGAAAG aTATGAATGCAGCAAGAACGATATTAACATTGGAGGAATCGATCGAATGGATACGATATCATAATGAAAGTTCCCTTGTGGCTATAGctttagaaaattttgatattatgtTAATGGATTTGGATACAAGGAAGATAGTACGGCATTTTCAAGGACATGAGGGCCGAGTAACAGATGCATGCTTTAATCCCGATTCTAGGTGGTTAATCACAGCATCCATGGATTGCACAATTCGTACCTGGGATATACCATCGGCACACTTGATAGATATCTTTCAG gttCCGGAAGCTTGCATATCTTTAAGCTTCTCTCCGACAGCAGAATTTCTTGCGACCGCACACGTACGCAATATAGGAATTTTCTTATGGTCAAATCGTATGCTCTATACGCATGTATCATTAAAAGCTATTagtaaaaatgatataattcCCGAAGTACAGCTTCCTGGATCTACTGTAGAAGCTGAGATACATGACAATGATAATGTTGTTGCTGCGGAACCAGATTACAAATCTCCTGATCAGCTCGATAGTGATCTTATAACTATGTCCGCAATGGCACAGTCTAGATGGCAGAATTTACTCGATATCGATattatcaaaaaaagaaacaaaccGAAGCGAGCGGCCAAAATTCCAGAGACGGCGCCGTTCTTCTTACCTACGATTCCGTCGTTACAACTACGTTTCGATTTTTCGGACGTTAAAACTGATGCAAACACCGAAACTGCCCGTGTTCATCCAGACGTACAAAACCTTACTTCGTTCaacaaaaatttgcaattagttacgaataatttttcaaccgtaatagaaaaattaaaggcaATGAGTCCTAGTAACATCGATTTCGAAATTCAATCGTTGTCTTTAGATGAAAATTCTGCCGAATTATCGATGTTGCAGTTTATGAAAATGCTTCATTATATGATGAAACAACAGACAGATTTCGAGTTATCACAAGCGTATTTAGCAGTGTTTTTAAAGTGGCATGGTACAACGATTTCAGAGAACGATACGTTAAGAGATTATCTACGAAAAGTACAAAAGGTTCAAACAAAAAATTGGCTTACACTTcgagaaaaattgttttataatctAAGCGTTGtacaaagttttaaaaaaatgtaa
- the Ndc1 gene encoding nucleoporin NDC1 yields the protein MIETDKKGCRELLMQRMALAIITSVTLQLLLVCCLVLFTNLSMDYGRWFEETWTTITSPWMWAYFIILIIVTILQGFVCSKNYLHPPPYYKSRFVKLYKTLTFQSLLLRALYVIIGGIIVWLHLSLKKGNYSSLTTDSNITYGIYLQEDYYFLLFSGLWSGLYFLVKTENATKKYLQFPIIAQSKFFQLRRKLYTMFPTLIISSMWSTLYYVIIYYFLRLYCHEALLSLLSVQVEVKSLNFVIKLLNLSLILQLWLHQFIFILIISNTYTLFEICLTEWAPFKFGLSGAYNPDSSEMTLIDVLSMDKIPIMQHLGYLDLITLAQKEKIRRSTLFTLSTPGGHPYNWNCVVEKCTNLLKKFSSDLNMISAKSQDHSVSYSTLTARVPPVQHTKYMYHMRKLIPDVPSTSVVEADTSEAPYSGSFMQKFLKQKKEAVTAYLFSKPLISYIFAEQDENKIRYVLHNGQLVIWAAEAISSLAVFSLNEDSYGIVQKDVPIIINALLSVKQALDKLQKSTVSARKKLADDKLIREIFTSLRSAIKGSLYAIVTNFELYINDLSLEPTTVEQLQGFLNYKE from the coding sequence ATGATTGAAACAGACAAAAAGGGCTGCCGGGAGTTGCTGATGCAGCGGATGGCGTTAGCCATTATTACGAGCGTAACGTTACAATTGCTCCTCGTCTGCTGTCTTGTTCTGTTCACAAATCTCAGCATGGATTATGGACGATGGTTTGAAGAAACGTGGACCACTATAACATCACCATGGATGTGGGCTTACTTCATTATCCTCATCATAGTGACCATCTTGCAAGGTTTCGTTTGCAGTAAAAATTATCTCCATCCTCCACCTTATTACAAGAGCAGATTTGTCAAACTTTATAAGACTCTTACATTTCAAAGTTTACTTTTACGAGCGTTATATGTCATTATTGGTGGCATCATAGTTTGGCTACATTTGTCATTGAAAAAAGGTAACTACAGTTCTTTGACTACAGATAGCAATATTACTTATGGAATCTACCTACAAGAAGATTATTACTTCCTGTTGTTCAGTGGGCTGTGGAGTGGATTATATTTCTTAGTCAAGACTGAGAATGCCACTAAGAAATACTTACAGTTTCCTATTATAGCACAATCTAAATTCTTCCAATTACGACGAAAACTTTACACTATGTTTCCAACATTGATAATTTCTTCTATGTGGTCAACGTtgtattatgtaattatttattattttttaagattatacTGTCATGAAGCATTGTTATCTTTGCTTTCTGTACAGGTGGAAGTCAAGTCTTTgaactttgtaattaaattactaaatttaTCACTGATATTGCAATTGTGGCTtcatcaatttatatttatattgattaTCAGTAATACATACACATTATTTGAGATATGTTTGACTGAATGGGCTCCATTTAAATTTGGCTTAAGTGGTGCTTACAATCCTGATAGTTCTGAAATGACTCTTATTGATGTATTATCAATGGATAAAATACCAATAATGCAGCATCTGGGCTACTTAGATCTGATTACTTTAGcccaaaaggaaaaaataagaagaagtACATTGTTCACTTTAAGTACACCAGGTGGTCATCCATACAACTGGAACTGTGTAGtagaaaaatgtacaaatcTTCTCAAGAAATTTTCATCAGACCTCAACATGATATCTGCAAAATCTCAAGATCACTCAGTCTCTTACAGCACATTGACAGCAAGAGTACCACCAGTTCAACACACCAAATATATGTATCATATGCGGAAATTAATTCCAGATGTACCTTCAACATCAGTAGTTGAAGCAGATACTAGTGAAGCTCCTTACAGTGGTTCATTTATGCAAAAGTTTCTTAAGCAGAAAAAGGAAGCTGTTACagcatatttattttctaaaccaCTTATTAGTTATATATTCGCCGAACAAGACGAGAATAAAATTCGTTATGTTTTACACAATGGACAATTGGTGATTTGGGCAGCTGAAGCCATTTCATCCCTAGCTGTATTTTCACTGAATGAAGATTCTTATGGTATTGTACAAAAAGATGTGCCAATTATTATCAATGCTTTGTTATCAGTGAAGCAAGCTCTGGACAAACTTCAAAAGTCAACTGTGTCAGCAAGAAAAAAACTAGCagatgataaattaattagagagATTTTTACATCTTTACGAAGTGCGATCAAGGGAAGTCTGTATGCGATTGTTACGAACTTTGAGCTATATATTAATGATTTGTCTCTTGAACCTACAACAGTAGAACAATTACAAGGCTTTCTTAATTATAAGGAATAA
- the Borr gene encoding borealin: MPRTKRAKTASELTKECDMAVKTFERHMQHRIAKMERDAQSNLKGFEAFISITISRLPPEISRMTLGEIISWESHDNQKENRKRNDEVSSSVTDEYMQPPAVPKPRKAKAGKRAVTGTSDDGYATDRTSKSSISQSVKRQAQVSSTLRTRSITRASRAKLSEINQMTPCLKVPNNVYNVVTPKVKPNTPLNVLRRPRQGEMVLSMQGSPLLVSAVVEEKTANINVPLANGNVMSLLPQEGLRMSNIPPLDSETMHQLETLKSHIEKVISLK, translated from the exons ATGCCGAGGACCAAGCGAGCCAAAACTGCGAGTGAATTGACGAAGGAATGCGATATGGCAGTGAAAACTTTCGAGAGGCATATGCAGCACCGTATCGCTAAGATGGAACGCGACGCTCAATCAAATCTCAAAGGCTTCGAGGCTTTCATCAGTATTACTATTTCCCGTCTGCCACCAGAAATTAGTCGAATGACGCTGGGCGAAATAATCTCTTGGGAGAGCCATGACAATCAGAAGGAGAACCGCAAGAGGAACGACGAGGTGAGCTCGTCAGTCACAGATGAATATATGCAACCACCCGCCGTCCCTAAACCAAGGAAAGCGAAAGCCGGCAAACGTGCCGTCACGGGTACGTCCGACGATGGATATGCAACTGATCGCACCAGTAAGAGCAGCATATCGCAATCTGTTAAAAGACAAGCACAAGTATCATCAACTCTGAGAACGCGCAGCATTACTAGAGCCAGCAGAGCAAAGCTCAGTGAAATCAATCAAATg accCCTTGCTTGAAGGTTCCAAATAATGTGTACAATGTGGTTACACCCAAAGTTAAACCTAACACACCATTGAATGTTTTGAGACGTCCACGACAAGGAGAAATGGTTCTCAGCATGCAGGGCAGCCCATTATTGGTATCTGCCGTTGTCGAGGAGAAAACTGCCAATATTAATGTGCCTTTGGCTAATGGTAATGTGATGTCTTTGCTGCCACAGGAAGGATTGCGAATGTCTAATATTCCTCCATTAGACTCTGAGACAATGCATCAATTGGAAACTCTAAAGAGTCACATTGAAAAAGTTATTTCATTAAagtaa
- the Dronc gene encoding putative inactive caspase B — protein MDRRDREQIDHCCGDIVPKVDMTKLLPKLLENKVYNTDDVNISRWMKTLETEETAEDILLTVKTRGPNAFKNLLLSLRQSDHENIANILEGKSNINGNIKQENPHHHHVWSDKPLTIEVRKATRFLDREFDVMERYPMRSKPRGMVLLITNIIYEYENHRISAEHDNNNLKKLFEEMGFTVSTHINLTGQQIKNTIKEFSKKNELRKVDSCFVIVTSHGTGDEENNTEIQGIDYHRTSRQTNYEKILCTEIYDYFTTEACPQLAEKPKIFIFQLCRGKKVQKDVAHSRITTDTCVFAEPTDIPNLKLPRIQTTRNYSDMLVVQSTLPGYVSYRDGVTGSWFIQILCKVFMNNAYKSHLQDLFNMIDGELKLLRTMDNECQTSSVLSLGFNKHCYLNPGLFMES, from the exons ATGGACCGAAGAGATCGCGAACAAATAGATCACTGCTGCGGAGATATTGTACCCAAAGTTGATATGACAAAGCTCTTGCCAAAATTGCTGGAAAACAAAGTTTACAACACAGACGATGTTAACATTTCACGGTGGATG AAGACCCTTGAAACTGAGGAAACGGcggaagatattttattaacagtcAAAACACGAGGaccaaatgcatttaaaaatttgcTTCTTAGTTTAAGACAATCCGACCATGAAAATATAGCTAATATATTGGAAGGGAAAAGTAACATAAACGGCAATATaaa ACAAGAGAATCCACATCATCATCATGTTTGGTCTGATAAACCTTTAACAATTGAAGTACGTAAAGCCACAAGATTCTTAGATCGTGAATTTGATGTCATGGAGCGATATCCCATGCGAAGTAAACCTCGTGGAATGGTTTTATTaatcacaaatattatttatgaatatgaGAATCACAGAATCTCAGCAGAgcatgataataataatttaaagaagcTCTTTGAAGAAATGGGTTTTACAGTCAGtacacatataaatttaacaggACAG caaataaaaaatacaattaaagaGTTTTCAAAAAAGAACGAACTTAGAAAGGTTGATTCCTGCTTCGTGATTGTTACAAGTCACGGTACAGGAGATGAAGAGAATAATACGGAGATTCAGGGTATTGATTACCACAGAACAAGCAGGCAAACGAATTATGAAAAAATTCTATGCACAGAAATCTATGATTATTTTACTACGGAAGCGTGTCCACAACTTGCAGAAAAACcgaagatatttatttttcaactttGTAG AGGAAAGAAAGTACAAAAAGATGTAGCTCACAGCAGAATCACTACAGATACTTGTGTATTCGCGGAACCAACGGATATCccgaatttaaaattacctcGCATCCAGACGACAAGAAATTATTCAGATATGCTCGTAGTTCAATCTACTTTACCCGGATACGTTTCTTATAGAGATGGAGTAACGGGTAGTTGGTTCATACAAATTCTTTGCAAAGTATTCATGAATAATGCGTACAAAAGTCATCTTcaggatttatttaatatg ATTGATGGGGAGTTGAAACTCCTCAGAACAATGGACAATGAATGCCAGACGTCGTCCGTACTATCTCTAGGATTTAATAAGCATTGTTATCTTAATCCTGGTCTTTTTATGGAATCGTGA